One Malassezia restricta chromosome III, complete sequence DNA segment encodes these proteins:
- a CDS encoding ornithine decarboxylase codes for MFAAPMVHDDVRAFTPPPDNVTELAMSPLAKTTLETLLYRGSTAAQLETVLDQIDVDTCDADGENAFFVADLAMVYRQYMRWVRELPQIIPFYAVKCNPEPLVLHLLAALGLGFDCASNGEIQSIIDMGVSPSRIIYANPCKASSFVRRAASQNISLTTFDNIDELYKIKRFHPKCKLVVRILTDDSKSVCQLGIKFGAPLADVPRLLAKARELELDVVGVSFHVGSGCFDPEAYRDALCRSRKAFDMGREHGYTFDFLDIGGGFEHDNFEAIAKVVRSALLDYFPDHEFAPGGSLVPSGLRIIAEPGRFFVYHAFSLATNIIARRVSESSQDDEDSTRPKAMYYQNDGTYGAFNCILFDHQNVQPKVLSMQRQYVYQAHQHAPGVQQDLWPCSVWGPTCDSMDCILPLTHLPRTLDVGDWLVYENMGAYTLCASSTFNGLARAQVRYTIGCDANEQDGAPLAVLRLLESAGVAHAL; via the coding sequence ATGTTTGCAGCGCCTATGGTACACGATGATGTGCGTGCATTCACGCCACCACCGGACAATGTAACTGAGCTGGCCATGTCACCTCTAGCTAAAACGACGCTGGAAACACTGCTGTACCGAggctcgacggccgcaCAGCTTGAGACGGTACTGGATCAAATTGATGTTGACACATGTGATGCAGACGGCGAGAACGCATTTTTCGTGGCTGACCTGGCTATGGTGTACCGCCAGTATATGCGCTGGGTGCGGGAGCTGCCGCAAATCATTCCCTTCTACGCAGTCAAATGCAATCCAGAGCCGCTTGTGCTGCATCTTCTCGCGGCATTAGGCCTTGGTTTCGATTGTGCATCGAATGGCGAAATACAAAGCATCATCGATATGGGTGTCTCACCGTCACGGATCATCTACGCGAATCCATGCAAGGCATCGTCGTTtgtgcgtcgcgcagcatcacAGAATATTTCTTTGACTACGTTCGACAACATTGATGAATTGTACAAGATAAAGCGCTTCCACCCAAAGTGCAAGCTGGTTGTGCGTATTCTCACGGATGATTCAAAGAGTGTGTGTCAGTTGGGTATCAAGTtcggtgcgccgctcgctgATGTGCCGCGTCTGCTGGCCAAGGCGCGGGAACTCGAATTGGACGTTGTCGGTGTAAGCTTTCATGTCGGTTCAGGGTGCTTTGATCCCGAGGCGTACCGCGATGCCCTGTGCCGCTCACGCAAGGCCTTTGATATGGGCCGCGAGCATGGCTACACGTTCGACTTTCTCGATATTGGCGGCGGCTTTGAACACGACAACTTTGAGGCTATAGCCAAGGTTGTGCGTTCAGCACTGTTGGACTACTTTCCTGACCATGAATTTGCGCCGGGCGGCTCGCTTGTGCCTAGCGGGCTGCGCATTATTGCCGAACCCGGCCGTTTCTTTGTGTACCACGCCTTTTCGCTTGCCACGAATATTATTGCTCGGCGCGTGTCAGAGTCGAGccaggacgacgaggactCGACGCGGCCCAAAGCCATGTACTACCAAAATGACGGCACATACGGCGCATTTAACTGTATTCTATTCGATCACCAAAATGTACAGCCCAAGGTGCTCTCGATGCAGCGGCAGTATGTGTATCAGGCTCACCAACACGCACCGGGCGTCCAACAGGACCTGTGGCCCTGCAGCGTGTGGGGCCCGACGTGCGACAGCATGGACTGCATCTTGCCGCTGACGCACCTGCCGCGCACACTTGACGTGGGCGACTGGCTTGTATACGAAAATATGGGCGCATACACCTTGTGTGCATCCTCGACATTCAATGGACTTGCGCGGGCGCAGGTGCGGTACACGATCGGTTGCGACGCCAATGAACAAGACGGCGCGCCcctggcggtgctgcgctTGCTCGAGTCGGCGGGTGTCGCTCACGCGCTGTAA
- a CDS encoding Sds3-like protein, translating to MMPYEAVPAPPPNEYHGSMDAKGDVRPGYYYHTIPVPVPDPPTYYSYHGPAHPPPPRSLPPLGMSESHEAYTGGAMHDMQVHPVSLPPLSRYPPESMDYVPMRNMMPHELPPPPMPHDDGANRLMMPHEPRMPVGMVHEEPPPLARRMPTMPQPRSSSVRRMAMPPMPPSHMAEPPASKRDRKRKEVLERLDRVHWDVLEHREPIYQDAFLGLTSTYHALMMRPSYVREYAMELADQTVWRERSLREASLYFAFMSDRSQHTYDTESTKAEDEARISKRNIRDKMLGVIEERKKRLKEERDSGEFAGDPIVESTQRPHSTRQLRNKDGSAGGTPARIGQLLDYDDVLANGYPRIAKAVAQLLGWTVADATTTITSAKADNDAHGMLLCKSASDGSSIRLPLYETFASQSSLLAGINLAASGKNSSKKKEAASKLSSRTLSSANSNATSTSASPDRSDDEDAVSATPLLSSGGGRLRWDTARCLSQLTAAKDLEVEADLIHIHQIGTKRRRR from the exons ATGATGCCCTATGAAgcggtgccggcgccgccacctAACG AGTATCATGGATCCATGGACGCTAAAGGTGATGTGCGCCCAGGCTATTACTACCACACGATACCAGTCCCGGTGCCTGACCCGCCCACATACTATTCGTACCATGGACCGGCGCACCCGCCGCCACCCCGCTCATTACCACCGCTCGGAATGTCAGAGTCGCATGAAGCGTATACTGGCGGTGCTATGCACGACATGCAGGTACATCCTGTGTCATTACCGCCGCTGTCGCGGTATCCGCCCGAGTCGATGGACTATGTACCGATGCGCAACATGATGCCACATGAGttgccgccgccacccatGCCGCATGATGACGGCGCGAATCGTCTAATGATGCCGCACGAGCCGCGTATGCCTGTAGGCATGGTGCATGAAGAACCTCCGCCTTTGGCGCGTCGAATGCCGACCATGCCACAGCCTCGGTCCTCGTCCGTCCGACGTATGGCAatgccgccgatgccgccaTCGCATATGGCTGAACCACCTGCATCAAAGCGCGATCGTAAGCGCAAGGAAGTCcttgagcgcctcgatcgtgtcCATTGGGATGTCTTGGAGCATCGCGAGCCCATCTATCAGGATGCGTTCTTGGGTCTTACATCGACATACCATGCTTTGATGATGCGTCCATCCTACGTGCGTGAGTACGCGATGGAACTGGCAGATCAGACAGTTTGGCGAGAacgctcgctgcgcgaggcatCGCTGTACTTTGCATTTATGTCCGATCGGAGCCAACATACGTACGATACAGAGAGTACCAAAGCCGAAGACGAAGCGCGTATCTCGAAACGAAATATTCGCGACAAAATGTTGGGTGTAATTGAagagcgcaagaagcgtCTAAAAGAGGAACGCGATAGCGGCGAGTTTGCTGGCGACCCTATCGTGGAGTCAACGCAGCGGCCACACTCAACGCGACAGTTGCGCAACAAGGACGGCTCTGCAGGTGGCACGCCGGCACGGATTGGACAGCTACTTGACTATGACGACGTGCTTGCGAACGGGTACCCACGCATCGCCAAAGCCGTGGCCCAGTTGCTGGGATGGACTGTGGCCGATGCCACAACGACCATTACGTCGGCCAAGGCGGACAACGATGCGCATGGTATGCTCCTGTGCAAAAGTGCTTCAGACGGCAGCAGTATCCGACTACCGCTATACGAGACCTTTGCGTCGCAGAGCTCGCTACTGGCCGGCATCAACTTGGCAGCCTCCGGCAAAAATAGCAGCAAGAAAAAAGAGGCGGCATCCAAGCTGTCGTCCAGGACGCTTTCCTCGGCCAACTCAAACGCCACTTCGACCTCAGCCAGTCCGGATCGCAgcgatgacgaagacgccGTGTCCGCCACGCCCCTCTTATCGTCGGGAGGCGGTCGCCTGCGTTGGGACACGGCGCGGTGCCTTAGTCAGCTGACGGCGGCCAAGGACCTCGAAGTGGAAGCCGACCTGATTCACATTCATCAGATCGGGACCAagcggcgtcgtcgctAA